A window of Rhododendron vialii isolate Sample 1 chromosome 11a, ASM3025357v1 genomic DNA:
TTGCACACTGAACAATTTGAAACTAGAAAATTTTTTGTGTGGTGGTTTTGGATAgacaattaacactgttaattataaaATTGGACAGAATTTAAAgctgttaattataaatttaaacAGAATTTAACACCATTGTAGataccctattttggactttccaaattagtttacttacggtatttgattccccgatgatgaaatggatcaagaacaccccggaaatgttagtatgtttgagctttgagcattccaaaaCCCTTTCAGATCTTTTCAAATTctctaaaccagaaccaaaaggcCTTAACAAAACCCAACTTACATATGCCGGTAATCAACTGGCTTGTGCCGGTTCTCTGCCACGTatcagtcatcggtcaactttgaccgttgaccaagccCGAACTAgagtacgccagtcaaacttcCGGTTAAACTTGTGTTTTAAACATGCAGAAGCCATAGGTAGGGGTCTACAGCACttgggaaccttccaatccaTTGAAAAAACATTCTCCGCCGGGGGACATTTCTTACATCTATCCCATCACCTTTgtcctctcatccaatgagaaggaAGGCTTAAGGGCTAAGGCTCCAGTCCCTTTGACCGGCCTTAACCCCTTTCCCCTTATATATACCCCTTCCATTAGTCTTTCAAAAGGGTTGGTTCTCCAAGTTTCAAGCTCCAagtctatttctttctcttttcttggttttcttgcttgctcttctttcatccattgaaagagtAAACAAGAGACCCCTCCATACACTTCTTACAGTCAAACATCCATACAACCATCCTCCAAGCATCATCCAATCAATCCAttcattcaaagctcaaacattcCATCAAGCTTTAAGCAAAAGGTATACCACTTGGGTATATTTCTCTGTactgatccctgaggggagctGACAGGGTCAATGCtgataatcaataccagtcctggccttAAAGCTGTCAatgtttcaaaaacaaaaaaatcatttctgaCTAGAATCGGCGTGCGTCGGTCATAAGCCCGCGTACGCCGGTCCGTGGCAGTACGtacagttttaaatttgatctgTCTGGAATCTGTctggaactggcgtactccagttccgAGCCCTCtgaaactggcgtactccagttgtgaaatggggtccagatctttgttttatgctttatttcctgtctattcatcaccttattgcatgctaaaaactagtttactactttctgtatttagaactgtttagttgtaGTATTCAATATTTGTTCATATCTGTTTTAGAAAGCCTCTGGGatgctttctggtcatgttccagagcccagatgatgcaaagccaagcactgggtaattggtgtaactggcgtacggtctcatgcgattggcgtacggcagttatgccaagatctagtggctggcccttgcatcttagcttagtcttggcctcttttatgttcccacactgtttatggggtgttccgtttattttcatggcttaaagccatttcatctgtctgtaattatATAACCGCTGATATattgactgcgtggtttgtcttgggtgtgcgctggtccattccagagcccagagggttgcaaacaaagactttGAGCTCAtggtaagtggagtacgccagtgaTGAGGTGGCGTGCTCAGGTTGCGTTAGTGTGCAGTGGCCTGGCCGGTGCATATTGGTGCGATACCTGCTCACATCCCTTCAGAGCAGCATACTCCACCTTACTCAAACTGctctcggtgcttgttctcattctatgtttattattgcaagcaaatcatccataaacattttatcacatTATTGCaatttgttacagttttaatctccattaactgttccccctccttaactggctaaaaatgattaatgagagaaaaatgcaaacgttttatgaaatgcctgagtagagaccgatcttcggatagggctagaggggtgccataaaacccttcccctctcgtaacctggctcccgaacctcagatatcaaaggtgacgacggaccagtctacgccttttcaaaaatcaaacgaacgtagcaaacgttttcgagttcggttccttgggtatttttactgctaaaacccgagtggcgactctgaatcgaagcgctTCGCCGCgctctttccaaaaaaaaaaagggcacacCCGATTTTTAAACAAAACTGAAAATTTTGAGGCGTGTGCCCACAACCACTAATTGTAAATTTAGCACTACTAATTGTAAATTTAGatagaatttaacactgttaatcgtgCCGGTGGAGGTGGAGGTTATATGGGCcaactgttaattaacactgttaattaataaaataattttggacagaaattaacactgttaattgtggtggtggtgacgtgATGGTGGCCATTGTGGTGGCGTTGGTGCtggtggagtggtggcggcGTTGTGGTAGTGGTGTAGGAGGTTGTATAGGCTGAatgttaattaacactgttaatttagataaaaattaacactgttaattatggtggtggcggcggcgtggtGACGGTCATTGTGGTGGCATGGAGGTGGCCATtatggtggcggtggcggcgcagtggtggtggcgtggtggcgTCGGcagtggtgttggtggtgtggtgtggtggttgtggtggcgacgtggtggtggtggtgtgggtggggtggtggtgatggtgttcgtggcgtggtggtgatggtggcggcggcgtggtggtggtggtggaggttatATAGGGcaactgttaattaacactgttaattgtggtataaatttatataaaaattaacagtgttaattagaaattaaaactgttaattaatataattaatttagacataaattaacactgttaattgtggtggtggtgacgtgatggtggtcattgtggtggtgttggtggagtGGTGATGGTGTTGGTAATGGTGgagcggtggcggtggtggcgtTGTGGTTGTGGTGTAGGAGGTTGTATGGGCTGAttgttaattaacactgttaattattgtggtggtggtcattgtggtggcggaggcggtggtgatggtggtggttatggtggCGGCGTGGAAGTGGCCAttatggtggtggcggtggcggtggcggggCGGTGTTGGTGGGGTgatgtggtgtggtggtggtgtgggtggcggcggcggcggtgttcatggcatggtggtgatggtggtggcgacgtggcggcggcggcggtgggggcggtgtggtggtggtgggggcggaatggtggtggcggcggaggTGGTATTTTTGTCTCTCTCCAATCGTCTTTTTTTTaagaggggtatttttgtcaacaaaatatTGAAGAGGATTTACTGGGCTATAAACTCTTTGGATAGGACCTAGTGGGCTATTCTTCACCCAAGGAGGACCGGCCAGAAAGTTCCTCATGGTCTATCAGGATCCACTGCAGATAATACAATAAAGATCAACCTAGACAtccaaataaaacaaagaaagcccaaaacccaaaccaaaccacaaaaccctaacctacAAGGGCAGCCACCGCCGTATAAACCACCGGGGCCCAGCCTTACCGTTAAGCCCAGCCGGCCTCACCCAGATGTAGAGACCGGCGACGGGACCCAGCCTACGACAATGAAAGCCAAGGCAAGTCAGGGCCTGAGggccaaaccaccaccaccatcagccAAAAACACCGAACAACCCCTACAATAAACAATTTTCATCAGCAAGATCACCACCCCAAAACGACGAAATGCCAGCCCCACGCCCGATTGAGAGCTTAGACAGCCGCCGACTGGAATTCGGCACACAAAAGACGACCAAAGCATTACAGCCATGGGAACCACAtccaccccaccaccaccggacTGGATCATCACAGATCAAAGCCGCCATCTTCACCGATCATTTTCTGGAATAAAGGATAACCTGCAAAACAGAATTAAAACAACTAACATTACACCTCCCACAACCGTACCAGCGCCCATCACCCACACAATCCAGATCCAGACCCAACGTCCACCAAAACCAGCCACAAGATCGACGAGGAAACGGCGAAAGCCACCCCGCGCCAACCTCTACCCTCCCCAAATTTCCACGGCCATTCGGCCGAAAAGAAAACAGAGCCGTTAGGCAAAACCCTGTCCGTCCAGCAACAGTAAAACGAGGAGGGGTCCAATCTACCCCATCATCTCCGGCCGCCGTCGGACCCAAGGGAGGCCGGTGTCAGGGCGGCGACCAGGCGAGCAGGGAGGTCAGAGACGGCAGCAAGGGCAGTCGGAAGAACATCGAAACCTgaaagaagagaggaagaggagagagaaggagaggggaggaggaggaaaaatggACCCGGGGGAGGAGGGATGGAGGGCACCTCCCCCCGGCGGCCACGCGGCTGAGGATGAGCCCTAGAAGAGAATCACCTCGGTTTAAAGAAAGAAGGAGCCCTgggccccttttttttttttctattcagCATCATATTTTGAGGCATTACACGGCTTATTATTACACACACGAAAAAAAATGATGCGCTGTAATCGCTGCCTAAGTACTTGACACATGATTGCAAAATTAATGAAAGTACCAACGGCAAAGAGTtgtattactttttttttttttttgatcaggcAAAGAGTTGTATTACTAAACGgcttattattaaaaaaacaccGCCAATCAAGAATAATTATTAACGACCGGATTGTTGACTTTTGCTAAAAAACACGGAATGTTCCCTCCCACCCGTCGTGACTATGGACAAAAGACAAATTCGGATCCAATTTATCGTAATCAATTATTTAATATGTTGGTTAACcatattttgaaataaaaaagagtCATTGACTTATCAAATTTTCTATCTTCTGCTACATGTATTACGTCAAGCGATACAATGAGTAACTCTCATGATAGGAGTAAAAGCAAGACTAAAAGGTAAAAGCAAGACTAAAAGGCGATCGATATATATATCCTTCATCGACCTAAACTACTACCAAGAGATCCTAATTAGTCGTTCCTCTCTCAAggtccatcttttcttctcgACGTTTCTATGCAGATAACTAATCTTCTTCCATATTTGTGATCAATGTAGAAAAAACGACTTAGATCCCTCGTTACACCCTTGAgctttcaattttctttcttaacTCTCTATCCTACCCACTAAATCCCAATTATCCAAAGGAGCCTTCAGCCTTCCCCTCTTTTCTGCCCATCTTTTTATGAGTACTCTCTTGAAATACCTAATCAGCATATTTCTGTTGTCGTTCTTCTTTTATTGATGTGAATGGCATTAAGATctcttcttgcctcttttttaTAATTCATCTACTTTTTAATCTACTTACAGGATAATTCCACATACTTGGTTCCTCGTTTATCGAGAACAACGTCTGTGATGGAATTTCGAATCAGGCTTTGGCGGTTGCGGTGGCGAAAGAGGAAAGCAAaaggcaaaaaacaaaaacaaagtgtGAGGACTTCAATTCAAGATCTTCCGAGTGACATATCTCTCAACATCCTTAAAAGACTACCCATCACATCTCTCTTCTCCGTGAAATCAGTGTGCAAGGCCGCCTACCATTTGGCTAGCCATCCTGAGCTCATTCTTCATCACCATCATCTCCACAAGAACCCTTACGGGCTCATAATTCGAGTTTTGTCCTCTTACATCAACGAACCCTGCTATACCAACCAATTATTTCTCGTCGATAGTCGGAGATGTTTGGCAGAAATCAATCAGCCGTGGATGAAAGAGAAACACAATCCTGGACCAATGCTCTCCTGCCATGGGTTGGTATGTTTACTATATTACAAGAAGAAACTTTCCCCTTTACGTAAATATCGAGCTTGTTTGTTCAACCCGTTAACTGGTGAACATAAGTTTTTACTTGATCCTGGGCTACCAAGAGTACGGGAATCAAGCCATAATGGCACTATTGTTACATCTGACCAATATTTTGGGTTCGGATTCAATGCAATGACTCGCGAATATAAGTTGGTAAGAATCGCAAAACTTTCATATGAGGATGGTCGGACTTATTTACAGGCGGAGGTGTTCACTCTAGGGAAAAATGGTGGTCAAATTTCTGAAATCGACACCCCATTTGTTTGTCCGTATCAATCATCCGATGTTGTGGTGGGTGGTGCAATTCACTGGCTGTGCAAAGATGAAAATTCAACTGGGTATGATCGCAGGTCGAGAAATATCATCCTTTCATTCGATTTGTTTGAAGAGAAATTTCATCAGATCCCAAAACCGAATTGCGAAGTTTGTGAATTTGGCAAGATATCGGTGTTGGGAGGATGCCTTGCCATAACAGGTGGTTTTAGAGAAACGTGTAGGACACATGAGGTTCATATATGGGTGTTGAAGGAATACGGTGTGAAGGAGTCATGGAACAGAGACTTTGTGATCGGGCAAGGTTGTAGAAGGCTTTATCCGTTATTTCTCTTAAATAATGGCGAGATTGTAATGTCTTGCGGGCCGAAAGCTTTATGTTGTTATGAGCCAAAAGGAGATTTCTTCAGCTATTCGGCTGAACTCGACCAGTCAATTGTGGCGATTTGCCATGCCTGTAGTCTTGTTTCACCATTTGGTCTCTAGCCTAGCTAGCCTGGTTACTCTGTTTTCTGTAATTGATTCATCAGATCTTCTCCGTTATGTTACGATTCGAACACCAATGCTATTTATATTTAAAGGGCTCATGTTTCTTTTTCAGTCATTTTCATTTCATACCACAGCTTCCAAACATGTACACCAATATGCTTAGCcattttttaactttctttattaataaaaaatgggattttgatttgagcttcattttttattgataacgctttactttgttcatgaagttactagtaatttcacgtTAAAAATGAAACTCCATCGGTAAAAATTGGAGTGTGAAAATTAGTTTTCTAAAAAATGACCTTAAGATAAGTGATGTAGGCCTAGGCCAAGATTCGGGAACATTTGATGCTGGTAGAATTTTGGAACAGCCAGTGCTTTGCGcggaaatttgaaaattttgtattttcaacCACAACTTCCAACCACCTTCATCGATCGTaatcgtcaaaaaaaatttcatccttATAATATTATTATCCATTTTGAGGGTGTGGtgattgaaaattttttttttatagcctGCATCATTGTCCAAGCATCTCCAACCTTGacttgctaattttttttaaggcttaTGTGATATTTCGCCAAATGAACGCGTACGTTGTCAACACGTGCATTCACGAGAATGAACCCATCAGTGAACCTAACTGTACATTCCAACTGGACCACTGCATCTAGCTGCTGGTGCGCCAAGGCGTATCTTAGGACAGACTCTTTTGCTTCAACTATTTTGGGCCGACTTTGTTCGCCATCAAAGCGCGTGCTCGTCATGCCCCATACCAGCGCGTACCCTTTCAAAACCCACAACCCATGAGACTCCTTAGCATAAGAAACCCTAGATTATGAGAAGACGACGGGGTTAACGATTGTAACCCTACGCCCACCTCTTTTAAGATCAACCATTTTGCTAAAATGTACCCGAGGGTGCGCATGAAACGAAGCTCTACGTCCACTCCAACTGAGATGAAAAAAGTACGTAGAACAAGGGCGTGTTTGGACGCAAAAACTTGGATGTTTGGAGCTAACAAGGAGTGGAAATAGAAAGAGCCCACTGCAGAAGGCGCGTCGAAGACACACAGCCAAAAGAGGCGCGTGAGGAAGATGAAGTTGAAGAAACCCGAGAATGACTCGGGCGAGTGGGAGTCGAGGATCCACAAGACCGGGTCGGGCTTGACGTTCTGGAGCTCCGAACGCGGGCAGGTGCTGCCGTGCGCGGTGGGGGAGCGGGAGACGATTTCTTGGACGAGCTGGAGGATGAGAGGCAAGAAGGGCTGGCTGGAGGAGAGAGGACACGCTTCGGAACCCAGATGATCTCCTCCGCGTCAGCAGCTTCGAATCCCGACAGGCAAACGGAGAAGGTCAGCGAGCCGTCGGAGTCTGATCCGGACACCCGGTTTGCTATGAGTTGGATCGACTGGGTTGAGCTACTGCTGTGTCGACTCGGTTTGGAAGTGGCGAGTGGGAAGACGAGTTGGGAGGGTGACTCGTCCCCCTCTTGAGTGATAGGGAGTTCACAAATCCATGGCCAGATATCCATGTTTTGCTTGGTGGGGTTTGTCTTATTTTTGGATGGTTTggagttttgtttttgaagtATGTGTGGAGGTGGCTGAGGGCAGTGGTAGAGGGATATATAGAGAGAATGAATGATGCATAGTTTGCCAACTTGGAGGTGGTTTTAGCCAAGTGAGAGGTGGAGTTCTACTGTTCTAACTGGTGGTTCAGGTTCTTTAGTGAAACTTGTGTGCAGTGTGCCTcattttgaaccattaattaGGATTGGTCGCATTTATTACTAAAAAATTTCATTGTCTATGTATGCGTACTTTTATGTGGAGTGTGATCGAGGGATGTCTAATAAAATCAAGGATATCACTGGTGATCATTTCGTTATATTTTATAACTACAACTAGTGAAATACATACAGTAAAAGTCAAATATAATTCGACAAGATGATCTTTATCTCATACTAATCGATCAAATCATATGGTCCATACTATAGTATCACAACGTGAGATATGTTTTTACTTGAAATTTTAATTCTATATAGCTATATATATGCGTACTTTTATGCGGAGTGTGATCGAGGGATGCccaataaaaacaaatatagTACTAGTGACAATTTACGATATGTTCAGAGGTTAATAAAATCTCTtttgacaataaaaaaaaaatcaaatataattTGACAGAACGATCATTATCTCATACTAATCAAATCATATGGTCCATACTAATCACAACGCATGTGAAGGTGATGATGCTGGTACAACTGGAGTGTTTGTTCGTAGAGAGGGAACTCTAGGACTAGACGCAGGTATATACACACGTCTTACGAGGGAGACTTGTAATtgaatattaattaattaattagtgaGCTTCTTGAATATTGACCCAGTTTCATGGGCTGGAGGAAATAGATGTTTGCTTAAGTGTATATACAAGTACACGTCATGGACATGGTTCGATTTTcgtaaacattttttttcctttccaaattTCATAAGATAGAATAGATTAAGATTaacgaataacaaaaaaaaaaccaaaaaaagaaaattacacgTACATAGATGCATTTTGAAATGGAGAATTATCATCTCCAATTTTGCTACGGCTTTGCGAGATTTAGCATTGGCAGACCAACTTTATCGAACAACTCCCACCCGAGAATTAGCATTGGCTTTCCGAAATGTATGAAAAATTGAATATAGTCCTGTTGTTCAGGCGAGAAAAAATTCTATCTACCGTCACGTAGGCGTGAATCTCATAGGTGTCATTTGATTTGGGAGGATTTCGGTTCCTTATTTTggccctttttttaaaaaggtgagGCCCACCGCCACATAGGCGTGCAGTAGGCTATGAGGTCATTGTAGACTTTTTGAAGAGATCAGAAAGCGCTTCAAAGAAACCAAGGAAAATACAAAatctgttttatattttttatttatttttattcccaAATACGCTGAAGTTTCCTTGTTTCCCACGGAAACCACATGTTGCCAACTAAGTTCCACGTCGCAAACCGTGTCAGCCTTATCAAAATAGCAAGTGTTTGTAAACCTAGGCTtatgaaaaaatgaattttttgttaaaaaattaaaataattgcAAATCAATAAATATCAATGAGTTCATTCAATTTGTAAAaaagataagattttttttaaccaaaaaatatgTCATTTTAAAGGCCGCGGCacggacatttatttagagacAGATGGAATAGTAATAAAAAAGTACATGGAATGGTACAACAAGGAATGATGAGAAATCTAGCACAACAAGAATACGCGGCCAAAACAGTCAACTGCGTTCGGACATTCGGTTACTTACCGTatctaaaaaatgatttttggacATCCGTTTTTATCTTTTGGGGGACATCTAGTTGTGTTCAGATTATGTttgctcagagagagagagagatcagattATGTttgctcagagagagagagagaagccgatTTTCGAGAATCAAATAACGGAAGGTAGATCAAATTTTGTCAATGGGTATGTTTGGAACTTGGAGATGGGAggagaaatggaaga
This region includes:
- the LOC131307164 gene encoding F-box protein At3g07870-like, with amino-acid sequence MEVAIMVAVAAQWWWRGGVGSGDNSTYLVPRLSRTTSVMEFRIRLWRLRWRKRKAKGKKQKQSVRTSIQDLPSDISLNILKRLPITSLFSVKSVCKAAYHLASHPELILHHHHLHKNPYGLIIRVLSSYINEPCYTNQLFLVDSRRCLAEINQPWMKEKHNPGPMLSCHGLVCLLYYKKKLSPLRKYRACLFNPLTGEHKFLLDPGLPRVRESSHNGTIVTSDQYFGFGFNAMTREYKLVRIAKLSYEDGRTYLQAEVFTLGKNGGQISEIDTPFVCPYQSSDVVVGGAIHWLCKDENSTGYDRRSRNIILSFDLFEEKFHQIPKPNCEVCEFGKISVLGGCLAITGGFRETCRTHEVHIWVLKEYGVKESWNRDFVIGQGCRRLYPLFLLNNGEIVMSCGPKALCCYEPKGDFFSYSAELDQSIVAICHACSLVSPFGL